The Streptomyces puniciscabiei genomic interval CCTGCCGGAGGTCACCGGGTCCCTGCACGCGCCCGCCGCCACCGTCCAGCTCACCCTCACCGCCTGCCTGCTGGGCATGGCCCTCGGGCAGCTGGTCGTCGGCCCGATGAGCGACCGCTGGGGCCGGCGCCGCCCGCTGCTCGCGGGCCTCGCCGTCTACCTCCTCGCCACCGCCCTGTGCGCCCTCGCCCCGAACGTCGGCACGCTCGTCGCCTTCCGGCTGGCCCAGGGCCTCGCGGGTGCCGCCGGGATCGTCATCGCCCGGGCCGTCGTACGCGACCTGTACGACGGCGTCGCCATGGCCCGCTTCTTCTCCACCCTGATGCTGATCTCCGGGGTCGCGCCGATCGTGGCGCCGCTGATCGGCGGGCAGATCCTGCGGGTGACGGACTGGCGGGGCGTGTTCGTGGTGCTCACGGCGGTCGGCGCAGTGCTCGGCGCCCTGGTCTGGCTGCGGCTCCCCGAGACCCTGCCGCCCGCCGACCGGCACAGCGGGGGAGTCGGCGAGGCCCTGCGCTCGATGCGCGGTCTGCTCGCCGACCTGCCCTTCACCGGCTACATGCTGGCCGGCGGCTTCGCCTTCGCGGCGCTGTTCGCGTACATATCCGCCTCCCCCTTCGTCATCCAGGAGATCTACGGCGCCTCCCCGCAGACCTTCAGCCTGCTGTTCGGCCTCAATTCGGTCGGGCTCGTGGTCGCCGGGCAGGTCAACGGCAAGCTGCTGGTCGGCCGGGTCGCCCTGGAGAAGGTGCTCGCCTGCGGCCTCGCGGTGATCGTGCTCGCCGCGGCCGCCCTGCTGCTGATGTCCACCGGCGCGTTCGGCGAGGCCGGTCTGCCGCCGGTCGCCGCCGCGCTCTTCGTCCTCATGTCCGCCATGGGCGTCACCCTCCCCAACGCCCAGTCCCTCGCCCTGCTGCGCACCCGGCACGCCGCCGGCTCCGCCTCCGCCCTGCTCGGCACCTCCTCCTTCCTCGTCGGAGCGGTCGCCTCACCGGTCGTCGGTGTCGCCGGAGAGCACACCGCCGTACCCATGGCGATGGTCCAACTGGTGGCAGCACTGGTCGCGGCGGCCTCCTTCATGGGAATGTGCCGTCCCTGGAGCACACGTGGGAACACACGTGCGGGGTCGGAGGGAGACGAGAACTGAGCGCACCGAGACTGCGCGCCGACACACCGGAACGGGCCGGGCTCGACCCCGTGGAACTCGGGCACCTGGTCGGCGAGGTGCACGCCCTCACCGCCGGAGACCGCCCCTGGGCGGCCGGCGCCGTCGTGCTGGCCGGACGCGGACCCGTGATCGCCGTCGCCGAGGCCGCGGGCTGGGCCGTCCGCTACTCCGGCTACGACCCCGAGACCGGGGGCGGTGTCGAACTGCCGCCCGCCGCCCGGGTCCCGGCCACCGTCGACACGCCCTTCGACCTGGCCTCCCTCACCAAGCTGTTCACCTCCGTCGCCGCCGTGCAGCAGATCGAGCGCGGCACCCTCGGCATGGACGCCCGGATCGGCGACTACCTGCCCGACTTCCACGCCGCGGCCGCCCACGGCATCACCGTGCGGCACCTGCTCACCCACACCTCCGGGCTCCGCCCCGAACTCCCGCTGTACGACTGCCCCGACGACGCCTCGCGGCTGGCCCTGCTGCGCGCCGAGGCGCCGACGGCCGAGCCGGGCCGCCCTCTGTACTCCGACCTGAACATGCTCCTGCTCCAGTCCGTGCTGGAGCGGATCACCGGCCGCGGCCTCGACGTCCTCGTCCAGGACGGCATCACCCGGCCGCTCGGCATGACGGCGACCTGCTTCGGGCCGTGCCCCGGCGCGGCCGCCACCGAGGACCAGCGGCGGCCCTGGGCCAAGGCGGACCGCGGCATGCTGCGGGGTGTGGTCCACGACGAGAACGCCTGGGCGCTGGGGGGCGTGGCCGGGCACGCCGGGCTCTTCTCCACCGCCCGCGACCTGGCCGTCTTCTGCCGCGCCCTGCTCGCCGGCGGCGCCTACGGCCCCGCCCGCATCCTCGGCCCCGACTTCGTGGAACTGCTCCTGACCCCGCCGGGCCTCGGCTTCGCCGTCGACCAGCCGTGGTTCATGGGCGAACTCGCGGGCCACGGGGCGGCGGGGCACACGGGCTTCACCGGCACGTCCCTGGTCATCGACCCGAGGACGGACACGTTCCTGGTCCTGCTGGCCAACCGGGTGCATCCGCGGCGCCGGACACCGGACAGCGGGCCGAGGGCGGCGCTGGCGACGCGATTGGCGCGGGCGGTGATCTCGTGACGGTGCCTTCCCTGCCGGGGGTCCGGGGGCGGACCCCCGGCAGGGCCCGCACCAGCGCAGGGCGCCATAGAATCGCCGGGTGAACGCCCCCGTACCACCGGCTGAAGCCCTCCGCAGGAGCCTCGCGGAGCTGCTCGCCGGGCTCCCGCGCACCCAGGCCGCCGGAGCCGTCGACAGGCTCATCGCCAACTACCGGGGCGACACCCCCACCCACGCCCCCATCCTCCGCGACCGCGCCGACGTGGCCGCCTACGCCGCCTACCGCATGCCGGCCACCTTCGCGGCGGTCCACTCCGCGCTGGAGGCGTTCGCACAGGCCGCCCCCGACTGGACCCCCGGCAGCCATGTCGACATCGGCGGCGGCACCGGCGCCGCGACCTGGGCCGTCACCGCGACCTGGCCCGGCGAGCGCCGGGTCACCGTGCTGGACTGGGCCGAGCCCGCCCTCGCCCTCGGCCGGGAGATCGCCGCCGCCAACCCGGACCTGCGGGGCGCCCGCTGGCAGCGCGCCCGGATCGGTGCCGACCTCACCCTGGACGACACCGACCTCGTCACGGTGTCGTACGTCCTCAACGAACTCTCCGAGCCCGACCGCGCCGCCCTCGTCGACGCCGCCGCGGCCGCCGCGCGGGCCGTGGTGATCGTGGAGGCCGGCACCCCGGCCGGTTACGCCCGTGTGATCGAGGCCCGCGACCGCCTGATCCGCGCCGGACTGCACGTCGTCGCCCCCTGCCCGCACAGCGCCGCCTGTCCCATCGAGGCCGGCCGCGACTGGTGCCACTTCTCCGCCCGGGTGAGCCGCTCCTCGCTGCACCGCCAGGTCAAGGGCGGCACCCTGCCGTACGAGGACGAGAAGTTCTCGTACGTCGCCGCCACCCGCCTGCCCGCGGTGCCGGCCCCCTCCCGGGTGATCCGGCGCCCGCAGATCCGCAAGGGCCAGGTGCTCCTGGACCTGTGCGAGGCCGGCGAACGGCTGGCCCGCACCACCGTCACCAAACGCCACGGCGGGCTGTACAAGGCGGCCCGGGACGCCGAGTGGGGAGACCCGTGGCCGCCGGAGGACCCCCCGCAGGAGCCGTCCGTCTAGCCGCCGTGGCTTGTTAGCGTCGCCCCATGGTCAACAAGCCGGCTCCCGACGCCACCCGCCGCAGCGAGAAGTCCCGCAGAGCGATCTACGCCGCCGCCCTCGCCCTGGTCGGCGAGGTCGGCTACCCGAGGACCACGGTCGAGGGGATCGCCGCGCGGGCCGGGGTGGGCAAGCAGACGATCTACCGCTGGTGGTCCTCCAAGGCGGACGTCCTGCTGGAGGCCTTCCTCGACCTCGGCGAGCAGGCGGCCCGGGCGGCGGGACAGGAGCCGTACGCCATCCCGGACACCGGGGATCTCGCCGCCGACCTGAAGGCGGTGCTGCGGGCCACGGTGGACGAGCTCCTCGACCCGCGCTTCGAGGTGCCGGCCCGGGCGCTCGCGGCCGAGGGCGTGGTCAACGAGAAACTCGGCCGCGAGTTCGTCTCGAAGCTGCTCGAACCCCAGCTTCAGCTGTACGTCGCCCGCTTGCGCTCGGCGCAGGACAGCGGGGGAGTACGGGGTGACGTCGATCCCCGCATCGCGCTGGAGCTGTTCGTCTCACCCCTCGCGCAGCGGTGGCTGCAACGGACCGGGCCGATTTCGTACGACTACACGGACACCGTCGTCGACTACGCACTGCACGGAATCGCCCCCCAGCCGCCCCGAAGCAGATGAAGATGGGACGATAGGGCACACTGTCCGCACACCAGCGAGGCGACCACCAGACCGAGGGGACAGATGAGCGCGACGTTCGGCGGCCGGTCGGGCCGGCAGGGCAAACTCTCCCAGTGGCTGCTCGGACGCCGCCCGAAGGAGGCCGCCGACGACAGCGGCCGTGAGGCCCTGCTGCTGGCCGCCGCCGGGGCGGGCCTGCCGCTCGCCCCCGCCGCGCACCCCGCCCCCGGCTACCGCTGTTCCTGCGACCGCGTCGGCTGTCCCACCCCGGCCCGGCACCCGGTGTCGTTCGCCTGGCAGACGCAGTCCACCACCGACCGCGGGCAGATCGAGCGCTGGGCCAGGCACCAGCCGCAGGCCAACTTCATCACCGCGACCGGCATGGTGCACGACGTCCTGGACGTGCCCCGGGAGGCCGGCCGCGAGGCGCTGGAGCGGCTGCTCGGCTCCGGGGTCGAGGTGGGGCCCGTCGCCGAGAGCGACGACGGGCGCATGCTGTTCTTCACCCTCACCCGCGGCACCCCCGAGGACGAGGACGAGTGGTGGCCGTGCGAGCTGGACTGCCACCCCGAGACCATGGACGAGCACCCGTTGCTGCGCTGGCACTGCCGGGGCTCCTATGTACTGGTGCCCCCGGCTCGGCTCCCCGGCGACGATCAGTCGGTGCGGTGGGTGCGAGGGCCGGAGCACGCGCTGCCGGATCCGTTGAGCCTGCTGGAAGCGCTCACGGACGCGTGTGGGCGGTACGCGGGTGCTGACCCCCAGGGTGCTTCCTGGCCGCTGCGGCATTAGGCGCCTCAGGGGGTGCCGGGACAGTGCGTTGATCACTCGCCCTGGGCCGAAGTCAGCCCCGGAACACGCCCCAGCACCGACACCTTGCCGCTGCTCGCCGGGTCCAAGGCCACCTCGCCCGACATGAACTCCAGCGTCAGGGACTGGTTGACCTCGCCCTTGGTCAGGGCCTGTACGTCCTTGTTGGGGATCGGGACGGTGGTTCCGGTGGCGGCGGTCTGCTTCTCGTAGTGGTGTGTGGTGAAGAACACCAGCGCGCCGCCGTCGGCCGTGCGCAGCGCCAGCGGGGCGTAGCCGCCGCTGGTGAGCGGTCCGTCGATGAACTGGGTGACCAGGCCCGGCCTGTGCGCCCGCTTGGCCCGGTCGGCGCGTTCGACGCTGGTGTACCTGCCGTCGGCGAAGGTCTGACCGCCCTTCTTCAGGTAGGTCGCGTACGCCTGGCTCAGCCTGCCGGGGGCGACGGCGAGCTGCTGGGAGCCGGCCGGTACCGCCTCGGCCCAGCCGTCCTGGTCGGTCCTGAACGCCGGGACGGCGCCCGGCGCGACGAGGGTGACGTAGGCGACCCGCCAGCGCTGGCCCAGGTCGCCCTTGGTGAACACCATCAGCCAGCGCAGGGTACCGGTCTTGTTGCCCTTCGCGTCGGCGACGAACCAGCGCGGCCAGCCGGACTTCTTCGGGATCGTGATCTTCACGTCCGACAGCTTCAGCGGTACGTGGTCCGGGTTGCCGGACGGGCTGTTGGCGTGCCCGGCCTTCAGCCGCGCGGCGGTGATGTCGCCGAACGGGCCGGTGAGGTAGGGCGCGTCCAGGGAGTTGTCGTAGGCCTTGTCGGCCTTGTTGTACGCGGTCGTGAACGCGGTGAGCGCCTTGGCGGCCTCGGCGCGGGTGGCGGCGGGAAGCACTTCGCGCTCCCCGTGCACCACCACACATCCGCTCGCCGTCAGCGACAAAGCGGTCAGCGCGGCCGCCATGAGGGCGATCCGGTCACGCCTGCGGAGCCTGCGCGGGCTGCGATCCCTGCTCATCGGGTCCCTTCACCTTCCCCTTTCCGGAGGCGAACCCTACCGGGGCGAGGAAGATCGCGAGCGTCGGGATCAGGTACAGCAGCCACACCGTGACCTGGAGGACGGTCGGGTCGGGCTGGAAGTCGAACACGCCCTTCAGCAGGGTCCCGTACCAGCTGTCCGGCTCGACGGTGTCGCTGATGTCGAAGGCCAGGTGTGTCGGGCCGGGCAGCCAGTCGCGCCCATCGCCGCCGACGCCAAGGACACCGACAGCTGTAGTTGGCCGGCGACCAGGACGGCCGTGGCGAGGCCCAGCGCCACGCCGATCAGGGGGCGCGGAGTGCCGTCGGAGGCCGCGTGCACCGACGCCCACACGAACAGCGCGGTCTCCAGGCCCTCCCGGCCGACGGCGAGGAACGCGGTGGCGACCAGCCCGCCGGTGCCCATGGCGAGGGCCGCGTCCAGCTTGCCGTGCAGCTCGGACCTCAGGTGCCGGGCGCTGCGCCGCATCCAGAACACCATCCACGTCACCAGGCCGGCGGCGATGACCGACAGGGAGCAGCCGAGCGCCTCCTGTGCCTCGAACGTCAGCTCCTGGGAGCCGAATTCGAGGGCGGGCTACGCCTCCTCGGAGAACAGCGTGCGGCCCCACCGGTCGCCGGAGTCCCGGACGCCGAAAGGACGACCCGCGCGGGGTGCGGCTGGTGTTCACCGCCGTCGACCGCCCCGGCGGCAACCCGCGGCCCGACGGCGCGTTCGGCAGCGCAGACCTGTTGCGCATTCACGTCGGCGCACAGCGCGTGATGTACGAGGTCGGCGACCGACACATCCGCGTGACCGTCATCCACCTCGGGCGCGTGCGCTGACCGAGTCGGCGCGTCCCGGCCGGTGTGGAGCCGAGTGGCCTGGCCGGTGTCCGCGTCCGGCCCCTGCCCGGCGGCGCCCCCGCCTGGGACGCGCTCGCGGGTGCCGCGATGTTTCAATTCCCCCGTGACTGACTACGACGTACTCCGCGTCTTCTGCGGACCGAACGGCGGCTACGGCAACGAGCTCGGCGTCGTCCGCGACGGCTCGGTGCTGCCCGAGCGGAGCGACCGGCAGGCGCTCGCGGCCAAACTCGGCTTCAGCGAGACCGTGTTCGTGGACGACCCCGAACGCGGCGTGATCGACATCTACACGCCCACCCTCCGCCTGCCCTTCGCCGGTCACCCCTGCGTCGGCACCGCCTGGCTGCTCGACGTCCCCGAACTGGTCACCCCCGCCGGGGTCGTCGGCGCCCGGCTGGACGGCGAGTTCAGCTGGATCGAGGCACGCCCGGAGTGGGCCCCGCCGCGCACCCTGCGCCAGTACGGCACGGCGGCCGAGGTCGACGCCCTCGACGTGCCCCCGCCCGGCGAGTGGATCTACGCCTGGGCCTGGGAGGACGAGGCGGCCGGCCGGATCCGCGCCCGCGCCTTCCCCGGCCGCAACGACGGCATCGACGAGGACGAGGCCACCGGCGCCGCCGCCCTCCTCCTCACCGACCGGCTGGGCCGCGCCCTGAACATCACGCAGGGCAGGGGCTCCCAGATCCTCACGGCACCGCAGCCGGAGGGGTGGGTGGAGGTAGGGGGCCGGGTGTTCCTGGAGCGTTAGGCGCTCAACGGGAACTCGTCCCCGAGCGCCCCGAACACCGCGGTGTTGAGGGCGAAGGCCCGCTCGCACTCCCCGACGACCCGCTGCTTCTCCAGGTCGTCCACCCGTATCCCGTCGAGCAGCCGCCGGTAACTCCGCTTGAACGCGGCCGGGTTGGGGACGCCCTCGAAGACGTAGAAGCGGACGCCGTCGCCCTTCTTCGCGAAGCCCCAGGTCCTCTCCGCCCGGTCACGGATGATCTGGCCGCCGGACAGGTCGCCCAGATAGCGGGTGTAGTGGTGGGCGACATAGCCGCCGGGCCAGCGCTCGGCGCACTCGCGGACCCGGTCCGCGTACTCCCGCGTGGCGGGCAGGGCGCTCAGGCCCGCCCGCCAGCCGGGACCCCGCAGATGCGCCAGGTCCCGCTCCAGCGCGGCCAGCCGGAACAGCTCGGGCCGGACGAACGGCCCCGCCACCGGGTCCGCCGCCAGCCGTGCGGCGCCGCTCTCCAGTGCCTCGTACACGAACCACAGCTGCTCGGTGTAGCGCGCGTAGGCGGCCACGCCCAGCCGGCCGCCGAGCAGGTCGCTCATGAACGACGAGGTCTCCGCCGCCCTGTGCGCCTCGTGGGACGCGGTGCGGATGACGGTCGAGAACGCCTCCATGGACACTCCTCGGTTTGCCGACGCACTGTCGGCAAGTTTACCGACGGCATGTCGGAAAGGCATCAGGAGGCGGGACCGCAGCACAAAGGCCCGCCCTCCGAAGAGAGCGGGCCAAGGACAGAAGGCGCGGGCCAAGGACAGAAGGCGCGGGCCAAGGACAGAAGGCGTGTTACGGCAACGAGGAGTGTTACGGCAACGTCAGGATCTCCGCCCCGGTCTCCGTCACCACCAGCGTGTGCTCGAACTGGGCCGTCCGCCTGCGGTCCTTCGTCACGACCGTCCAGCCGTCGTCCCACATGTCGTACTCGTGGGTGCCCAGCGTCAGCATCGGCTCGATCGTGAACGTCATGCCGGGCTGCATGACCGTCGTCGCGTGCGGGCTGTCGTAGTGCGGGATGATCAGGCCTGAGTGGAAGGCGGAGCTGATGCCGTGGCCGGTGAAGTCGCGGACGACTCCGTAGCCGAAGCGCTTGGCGTACGACTCGATGACCCGGCCGATGACATTGATCTGCCGGCCCGGCCTGACCGCCTTGATCGCGCGGTTCAGGGCCTCCCGGGTTCGCTCCACCAGCAGCCGGGACTCCTCGTCCACGTCCCCGACCAGGTAGGTGGCGTTGTTGTCACCGTGCACCCCGCCGATGTACGCCGTCACGTCCAGGTTGACGATGTCCCCGTCCCTGAGGACCGTCGAGTCCGGGATGCCGTGGCAGATGACCTCGTTGACCGACGTGCACAGCGACTTCGGGAAGCCCCGGTAACCGAGCGTGGAGGGGTAGGCGCCGTGGTCACACATGTACTCGTGGGCGACCTTGTCCAGCTGGTCCGTGGTGACCCCCGGCGCGATGATCCTCGCGGCCTCCTCCATCGCCCGCGCGGCGATACGGCCGGCGATCCGCATCGCCTCGATGGTCTCCGGACTCTGCACCTCCGGACCGGTGTACGGCGCCGGCGCGGGCTTGCCGACATACTCGGGGCGGCGGATGTTCCCGGGGACCGAACGGATGGGGGACAGTTCCCCCGGTACGAGCAGCGACTGGCCAGACATGCCAGCGAGTCTATCCAGCCGACATGGGGGAACATGTCGTTGGCGAGAGGAGCTGTTCATGCCCCTGTTCAAGAAGCGCACCGCCGGCAAGCCGGGCGAGTGGTACTACTGCCTGGAGCACAAGAAGGTCGAGGAGGGCCCGGAGTGCCCGGGCAAGGACCGCTTCGGGCCGTACGCCTCCCCGGAGGAGGCCCAGCGCGCGATGGAGACCGCCGCCGAGCGCAACCTCCAGTGGGAGAACGACCCGCGCTGGCACGACGCGCCGGCCGGCGGGAGCACCGAGGAGGAGTGATCAGGCCTTCGTGGGCACGGCCGCGGTGCGGCGCTCGCGCATCCGTACCGCGTGCTCGTTGGTGCGGGCGTCGTACGTCATGAGCCCCGGCAGGCACAGCGCGAGCAGTCCCATGGCGCCCGCGCACGCCAGCCCGCCGGAGGCGACGGAGGTCCGCACGCCCGCCCAGGCGGCCATGCCGCCCGCCCTGACCTGGCCGAGCTGCGGGCCGACCGAGTAGGACAGCAGCTCGATCCCGGCGAGCCGGCCGCGCAGCTCGTCCGGGATCGTCTGGTTCCACATGGCCGACCGGAAGATCCCGCTGACCATGTCGAAGCCGCCGCCCACGGTCAGGAAGAGCAGGACGAGCCACAGGTTCCCGCACACGCCGGCCGCCGCGACCGCCAGGCCCCAGCCGGCCGCCGACAGCACCACCATCAGCCCGTGCCGGTGGATCCTCGACGCCCAGCCGCTGGTCAGGCTCACCAGCATGGCCCCGGCCGGGACGGTGGCGTACATCAGGCCGAGCGCCCAGTCGGCGCGCAGCTCGTCGGCGAGGAACGGCAGCACCGCGAGCGGCATGGCCAGGAACATCGCCGCGAGGTCGACGACGTAGGTGCCGAGCAGTTCCTTGCGGCTCCAGGCGTACCGGGCGCCCTCCAGGACGGCGCTCAGCGAGGGCTTCGAGGCCTCGTGGGAGGCGGGGGAGGGGGCGATCCGGACCGCCAGCGAGACGGCGAAGGTCAGCAGGTCGGCGGCGTACGCCCAGCCGAGGCCCGCGTAGGCGACGACCACGCCCGCGAGGGCCGGTCCCGCGACTCCGCCGACGGTCCAGCGCAGGGAGTTCAGGGAGGCCGCGGCCGGCATGTCGTCGTGGGCGACGATCCGGGGCCACAGGGAGTCGAGCGCCGGGCGCTGGACGGAGACCAGGGCGGAGGAGAGGGCGGCGACGGCGTACAGCGGCCAGACGGCGGGGTGCGGGAGCAGAGCGTTCAGCAGCAGCACGGCACTCAGCACACCCTGGCCGGCCTCCGTCCACACGATGAGCTTCCGCTTGTCCAGCGCGTCGGCGAGGGCGCCGCCGTACAGACCGCACACGATGAGCGGCAGCAGCTCCACGGCGCCGATCGCGCCCACCGCCGCCGCGGATCCGGTGAGGTCCTTCAGCTGGACGGGGAGCGCGACGAAGGTGAGGAAGCTGCCGAAGTTGCTGATCAGCCCTGATGTCCAAAGCCGGCGGAAGTCCGCGGAGGCCTTCCAGGGGGAGAGGTCGGGGAGGAGGGCGCGGGTCACTTCAGGATGTTCGGCCGGGCGGGACCAGCGGGCAACTGCTTTTCCACGCGCTCGCCGTGCGGCGGCTGCGCCACGGCGGGGCCTCTCGGTGCCCTTCCAGCCGCCCGAGACGGGCGGGCGGGCAAAGGTCACCAAGGGGCAGGTGGCGGGGCCGTCAGGATCTCCGCCAGCTTCGACAGACGGTCCCGGAAGCTCCGCCGAACCCTCGGAGAGGCCCCGCCCCCGTTCTCCCCGGCCGCCGCGCTGACCAGGTGCTGGACCGTGTCCAGGTCCAGCTCGGCCCCCTCCGGCACGGCCAGCGTGTCATGGGCCATCGCGGCGAGTTCGCCCTCGCCCGCGCCGAGGGCCAGCACGGTCACCCCGGCCCGGCGGGCGTCGTGCACCCGTTCCAGCAGCGGCGCGGGCTCCAAGGGCGCCACGACCAGCAGCGTCTCACCGCGCCGCGCCGCCTCGAGCCGGCCCGGTCCCACGGCCAGGTGCGGCGGGTCGCAGGGGCGCGCGTGCTGCCGTACCAGGGTCGGCGCCAGCTCGGGCGTCCCGGACCACGCGGCCTCGTCCACCAGGTGCGCCGCGAGGTGCCACGGCTCGTACTCCGGCGTGCCCACCAGCAGCAGCCCGCCGCCGTGCGCCACCACCGAACCCCGCAGCACCCCCGCGAATCTCCGGGTGGCCCCCAGCCACTCGGTCCCGGCGAGCACTTCCCGCAGCAGCGCGACCCGTACGGCGTCCATGCGCCCGCATCCTGCCGCAACCGGTCACTCGTGACGCGGAGTTCACCCGGAATTCGCCCGCCCTGGGGACATATCCCGCTTCACGGGTACCACCACCCGCCCAGGAGCCGCCCGATGACCGAGGTCACCGTCCCCTTCCGCGCCGGACACGAGGGCTACGCCGGCTTCCGGATCCCGGCGGTGGTGGCCACCGGCGCCGGCACCCTCCTCGCCTTCTGCGAGGGCCGCGTCGACTCCGCCGCCGACCACGGGCACATCGACATCGTGCTCAAGCGGTCCACGGACGGCGGCCGCACCTGGGGACCGCTCCAGGTCGCCGCGAGCAACGGCGACGGCCTCGCCGGGAACCCCGCCCCGGTCGTCCTCGACACCGGCCGCATCCTGCTCGTGCACATCCGGTCCGCCGCCACCGCCACCGAGGCCGCCATCCTGCGCGGCCTGGTGCCGGAAGCCGACGGGCGGCGGGTGTGGGTGCGGCACAGCGACGACGACGGGGTCACCTGGTCCGCGCCCAGGGAGATCACCGCGCAGGTGAAGAGGCCCGGCTGGCGCTGGTACGCCACCGCCCCCGGCCACGCCCTCCAGCTGAGCACCGGCCGGGTCCTCGTCCCCGCCAACCACACCCTGCCGCCCACCGGCACCGACACCGGCGCCGAACCGCGGTACAACAGCGGCCACTGCCTGCTCAGCGACGACCGGGGGGAGTCCTGGTACCTCGGATACCTCGATGAGAGCACCGACGGGTACATCAATGTCAACGAGACCACCGCCGCCGAACTCCCGGACGGACGCGTCTACTTGAACACCCGCAGCGACTCCGCCGCGCCCGGCAACCGCGCCGACGCGCACTCGGAGGACGGCGGGAGGACACTCGTCGAACCCTTCCGGCCGCAGGCCGGGCTGACCGCCCCCGTCTGCCAGGCCTCCGTCCTCCAGCTCCGCGACCCGGACCTGCTGCTCTACTCCGGCCCGGCCGACCCCGCCCGGCGCGCCCGGATGACGATCCGCGCCTCCGCCGACGGCGGCACCACCTGGCGCACCGCCTGCACCGTCGACGGACTGCCCGCCGCCTACTCCGACCTGGTCCGCGTCGATGCGGACACCGTCGGACTCCTCTACGAGACCGGCGAC includes:
- a CDS encoding sialidase family protein; protein product: MTEVTVPFRAGHEGYAGFRIPAVVATGAGTLLAFCEGRVDSAADHGHIDIVLKRSTDGGRTWGPLQVAASNGDGLAGNPAPVVLDTGRILLVHIRSAATATEAAILRGLVPEADGRRVWVRHSDDDGVTWSAPREITAQVKRPGWRWYATAPGHALQLSTGRVLVPANHTLPPTGTDTGAEPRYNSGHCLLSDDRGESWYLGYLDESTDGYINVNETTAAELPDGRVYLNTRSDSAAPGNRADAHSEDGGRTLVEPFRPQAGLTAPVCQASVLQLRDPDLLLYSGPADPARRARMTIRASADGGTTWRTACTVDGLPAAYSDLVRVDADTVGLLYETGDFSAYETIALRRIPVARLVRAGAVPDTDVESHP